A single genomic interval of Deltaproteobacteria bacterium harbors:
- a CDS encoding prephenate dehydrogenase, translating to MIQSIGIVGLGLIGGSLAEAVKATLPDARILGADSQPETIKEATRAEIFSSLSASPDETWKDLDLVVVCVPLGALENVLSHLKNCISSSTILTDVIGVKTPVQIAARKILGPENNFVGCHPMAGGIVPGFSNRKQDLFKGFPVAICDEPSATIGQQLFDFWTKLGASPIYMTADEHDRVVAFTSHLPYLSSVVLRDFAENDETTQGLRGPGFQRATRYAAFLPEIMGPVVAGNPHVPELLREFAKRFEKLASTLEDSPASLVEELKSGPQS from the coding sequence ATGATTCAAAGTATCGGCATTGTTGGATTGGGGTTGATCGGTGGTTCCTTGGCCGAAGCGGTCAAGGCAACATTACCCGATGCCCGAATCCTAGGTGCCGACAGCCAACCAGAAACCATCAAGGAAGCCACGAGGGCGGAGATTTTTTCCTCTCTTAGCGCTTCTCCTGATGAGACCTGGAAGGACCTCGACCTGGTCGTTGTTTGTGTCCCGTTGGGCGCACTGGAAAATGTTTTAAGCCACCTCAAAAACTGTATTTCAAGCTCGACTATCCTCACGGATGTCATCGGCGTGAAAACACCTGTTCAAATTGCGGCACGAAAAATTCTCGGACCGGAGAATAACTTTGTAGGGTGTCACCCCATGGCGGGAGGCATTGTACCCGGCTTTTCAAACCGCAAACAGGACCTCTTCAAAGGCTTCCCTGTTGCAATTTGCGATGAGCCCAGCGCCACAATTGGCCAGCAACTTTTCGACTTCTGGACCAAGCTTGGTGCAAGCCCGATTTATATGACCGCCGATGAGCACGATAGGGTCGTCGCGTTCACCTCACACCTGCCCTACTTGAGTTCTGTCGTCCTTCGGGATTTCGCAGAGAATGACGAAACAACCCAGGGTCTTAGAGGACCGGGCTTTCAGCGCGCCACGCGGTATGCAGCTTTCTTGCCAGAAATAATGGGGCCTGTGGTTGCAGGCAATCCGCATGTGCCTGAGCTTCTTCGGGAGTTCGCAAAACGATTTGAAAAGCTGGCGTCGACCCTTGAAGATTCCCCGGCGAGTCTCGTCGAAGAATTAAAATCAGGTCCTCAGAGCTAG